A genomic window from Streptomyces sp. NBC_01429 includes:
- a CDS encoding DUF7544 domain-containing protein, producing the protein MNDTPGWASPGSAPSDGQDATVPGPAAPADDTASKWSASQPPAGQWSAPSTPATGPGAPPRPAPGWGNAGPGGGPGGGWGKPPAAKPGVIPLRPLSVGEILDGAVSTMRTHWRTVLSVSLVVAVISQIGEILVQRYLIPQPAAIDPNATASEVLRQTAESTQSSLLAQAPSLIITIIGTIFVTAVLTVVISRSVLGRPVTLSEAWNEARPRLLQLLGLTLLVPLISVVLITVGILPGLLVGSAGGAVLALLGAMAAVVAIIWLMVRLSLASPALMLERQGVLTALRRSAKLVSGSWWRIFGIQSLTVLLVMFISLVIALPFSVIAMAVDGSVLDGLLSGDAPDFGWPFLIITGIGAVIATTITYPISAGVSVLLYVDQRIRREALDLELARAAGVSGDGTPRG; encoded by the coding sequence GTGAACGACACGCCGGGCTGGGCCTCGCCCGGATCCGCCCCGTCCGACGGCCAGGACGCCACTGTGCCCGGACCGGCCGCACCCGCCGACGACACCGCCTCCAAGTGGTCCGCGTCCCAGCCGCCGGCCGGGCAATGGTCCGCGCCGAGCACCCCGGCCACCGGCCCCGGCGCTCCGCCCCGGCCGGCTCCCGGCTGGGGCAACGCGGGCCCCGGCGGCGGACCGGGCGGCGGCTGGGGCAAGCCGCCCGCCGCCAAGCCGGGCGTGATCCCGCTCCGCCCGCTCAGCGTCGGCGAGATCCTCGACGGCGCCGTGTCCACCATGCGCACGCACTGGCGCACGGTGCTCAGCGTCAGCCTCGTCGTCGCCGTCATCTCGCAGATCGGCGAGATACTCGTGCAGCGCTACCTCATCCCGCAGCCCGCCGCGATCGATCCGAACGCGACCGCGTCGGAAGTCCTCCGGCAGACAGCGGAATCGACGCAGTCGAGTCTCCTCGCCCAGGCGCCCTCGCTCATCATCACGATCATCGGCACCATCTTCGTCACGGCGGTACTCACCGTGGTGATCAGCCGCTCTGTGCTCGGACGCCCCGTCACGCTCTCCGAAGCCTGGAACGAGGCCCGGCCCCGGCTCCTCCAACTGCTCGGGCTCACCCTGCTGGTGCCGCTCATCAGCGTCGTCCTCATCACCGTCGGCATCCTCCCCGGTCTGCTGGTGGGATCGGCGGGAGGAGCCGTACTGGCCCTCCTCGGCGCGATGGCCGCCGTCGTCGCGATCATCTGGCTGATGGTCCGCCTCAGCCTCGCCTCCCCCGCTCTCATGCTGGAGCGCCAGGGCGTGCTGACCGCGTTGCGCCGCTCCGCGAAGCTCGTGAGCGGATCCTGGTGGCGCATCTTCGGCATCCAGTCCCTGACCGTCCTGCTGGTCATGTTCATCTCGCTGGTCATCGCCCTCCCGTTCAGCGTCATCGCGATGGCGGTGGACGGCTCCGTCCTCGACGGTCTGCTCTCCGGCGACGCCCCGGACTTCGGCTGGCCCTTCCTGATCATCACCGGCATCGGCGCCGTGATCGCCACGACGATCACCTACCCGATCTCCGCCGGCGTCAGCGTCCTCCTCTACGTGGACCAGCGCATCCGGCGCGAGGCCCTCGACCTCGAACTGGCCCGGGCCGCGGGTGTATCCGGCGACGGCACCCCCAGGGGCTGA
- the mtnA gene encoding S-methyl-5-thioribose-1-phosphate isomerase — protein MADQHAQTPVGAGLPMLPSLRWDEPPEGPVLVLLDQTRLPVEEAELVCTDVPALVVAIRTLAVRGAPLLGIAGAYGVALAAARGFDVEDAAEQLAGARPTAVNLGYGVRRARDAHRAALALGSDPERAAAATLAEARELHREDAEASTRMAAFGLALLDELLPGGGHRILTHCNTGALVSGGEGTAFAVALSAHRAGRLRRLWVDETRPLLQGARLTAYEAARNGMAYTLLTDNAAGSLLASGEVDAVLIGADRIAADGSVANKVGSYPLAVLAKYHHVPFVVVAPTTTIDLATRDGASIEVEQRPGHEVTELTAPQVVVAGVEAGGGMPVAPLGTQAYNPAFDVTPPELVTAIVTEYGVLSPVTGDGIAELCVRSGQVAAG, from the coding sequence ATGGCTGATCAGCACGCACAAACCCCGGTCGGCGCCGGGCTGCCCATGCTTCCTTCCCTCCGCTGGGACGAGCCGCCCGAGGGCCCCGTACTGGTGCTCCTCGACCAGACCAGGCTGCCGGTCGAGGAAGCCGAGCTGGTCTGCACGGACGTGCCCGCGCTGGTGGTGGCGATCCGCACGCTCGCGGTGCGCGGGGCGCCGCTGCTGGGGATCGCGGGCGCCTACGGGGTGGCGCTGGCGGCGGCGCGCGGCTTCGACGTGGAGGACGCTGCCGAGCAGCTGGCGGGGGCGCGGCCCACCGCGGTGAACCTCGGCTACGGGGTGCGGCGAGCGCGGGACGCCCATCGGGCCGCGCTCGCGCTGGGGAGCGATCCGGAGCGGGCGGCGGCCGCGACGCTCGCCGAGGCGAGGGAGCTGCACCGGGAGGACGCCGAGGCCAGTACGCGGATGGCGGCGTTCGGGCTCGCGCTCCTCGATGAGCTGCTGCCGGGTGGCGGGCACCGGATTCTGACCCACTGCAACACCGGGGCGCTCGTCTCGGGCGGGGAGGGCACCGCGTTCGCCGTGGCGCTGTCGGCCCACCGGGCCGGCCGGTTGCGGCGGCTGTGGGTGGACGAGACCCGTCCGCTCCTCCAGGGGGCGCGGCTGACGGCGTACGAGGCGGCCCGGAACGGGATGGCGTACACCTTGCTCACGGACAACGCGGCGGGTTCGCTCCTCGCGTCGGGGGAGGTGGATGCCGTCCTGATCGGGGCGGACCGGATCGCCGCCGACGGCTCCGTGGCCAACAAGGTGGGAAGTTATCCGCTCGCGGTGCTCGCCAAGTACCACCACGTGCCGTTCGTGGTGGTCGCGCCCACGACGACGATCGACCTGGCGACCCGGGACGGTGCGTCGATCGAGGTGGAGCAGCGGCCGGGGCACGAGGTGACGGAGCTCACGGCGCCGCAGGTCGTCGTGGCGGGAGTGGAGGCGGGGGGCGGGATGCCGGTGGCGCCGCTCGGAACGCAGGCGTACAACCCGGCCTTCGATGTCACGCCTCCGGAACTGGTGACGGCGATCGTCACCGAATACGGGGTGCTGTCCCCGGTGACCGGGGACGGGATCGCGGAGTTGTGTGTCAGGTCGGGCCAGGTGGCGGCCGGCTAG
- a CDS encoding DUF4129 domain-containing protein: MPIPGGAHALLIRASGDIPLDTPRLPAREAAERELSKPMYHENDPNLLSRAMNTLWEWLGRLLDSASGAAPGGPLGLVVIALIVVALLAALWWRLGSPRRVSDGPGHLFDEGPRSADEHRATAEEHAAAARWTEAVQERMRAIVRSLEERALLDPRPGRTADEAAAEAARPLPDHADRLRTAAREFDDVTYGGRTGDQRAYQRLHDLDLDLERAKPQLSAVPGGPAE; this comes from the coding sequence GTGCCCATACCGGGGGGAGCGCACGCACTGCTGATCCGCGCGAGCGGCGACATACCGTTGGACACTCCCCGTCTCCCCGCCCGCGAGGCGGCGGAGCGGGAGCTGTCCAAACCGATGTACCACGAGAACGACCCGAACCTCCTGTCCCGCGCGATGAACACCCTGTGGGAATGGCTCGGCAGACTCCTCGACTCGGCCTCCGGCGCGGCCCCCGGCGGCCCGCTCGGCCTCGTCGTCATCGCACTGATCGTCGTAGCACTCCTCGCCGCCCTCTGGTGGCGGCTGGGCTCCCCCCGTCGCGTCTCCGACGGACCGGGACACCTCTTCGACGAAGGCCCGCGCAGCGCCGACGAACACCGCGCCACCGCCGAGGAGCACGCCGCCGCCGCACGCTGGACCGAAGCCGTCCAGGAACGGATGCGCGCGATCGTCCGCTCCCTGGAGGAACGGGCCCTCCTCGACCCGCGCCCCGGCCGCACCGCCGACGAGGCCGCCGCCGAGGCCGCCCGCCCCCTCCCCGACCACGCGGACCGACTGCGCACCGCCGCCCGGGAGTTCGACGACGTCACATACGGCGGACGCACCGGGGACCAGCGGGCATACCAGCGGCTGCACGATCTCGATCTCGACCTGGAACGCGCGAAACCCCAGCTAAGCGCCGTACCCGGAGGACCTGCCGAGTGA
- a CDS encoding DUF4350 domain-containing protein — MTSTISPTSLSPTSRQIWNRSRGLLLALVLLLAAGVTLAALRSGDQHGHLDPRSADRSGSRAVAELLKSSGVTIDVVTTLDRAAAATGPDTTLLVTDPDLLTPHQQRVLRAATAPAAGRTVLLGPGIPSVGTLAPGVRTVAPAPVAARAPQCTLPAAARAGKADIGGERYVTDALDNDACYPADGIPSLLRLSEPDAGDTILLGSPDILLNDRLDHEGNASLALQLLGSRPHLVWYLPSLSDPSASDGRDSGEDGGDDFLDLIPSGWLWGTFQLFLAAVLAAVWRARRLGPLVPERLPVATRASESAEGRARLYRKTNARDHAASALRSATRDRLASLLGVPPKEAHAPETLIPPVSARIPSTALDPSFLLFGPAPADDSALVRLADQLDALEREVRTS; from the coding sequence GTGACCTCCACGATCAGCCCCACCTCGCTCTCCCCGACCTCCCGTCAGATCTGGAACCGCAGCCGCGGGCTGCTGCTCGCCCTCGTCCTCCTTCTGGCCGCCGGCGTCACCCTGGCCGCCCTCCGCTCCGGCGATCAGCACGGACACCTCGACCCCCGCTCCGCCGACCGGTCCGGCAGCCGCGCCGTCGCCGAACTGCTCAAAAGCAGCGGCGTCACCATCGACGTGGTCACCACACTGGACAGGGCCGCCGCCGCGACCGGCCCCGACACGACGCTCCTGGTCACGGACCCGGATCTGCTGACTCCCCACCAACAGCGGGTGCTGCGCGCCGCGACGGCGCCCGCGGCCGGCCGCACCGTCCTGCTCGGCCCCGGTATCCCCTCCGTCGGCACACTCGCACCCGGCGTCCGCACCGTCGCCCCCGCACCGGTCGCCGCACGGGCTCCCCAGTGCACCCTGCCCGCCGCCGCGCGAGCCGGCAAGGCCGACATCGGCGGGGAGCGCTACGTCACCGACGCGCTCGACAACGACGCCTGCTACCCGGCCGACGGCATTCCGTCCCTCCTCCGGCTGAGTGAGCCGGACGCGGGCGACACGATCCTGCTGGGCTCCCCCGACATCCTCCTCAACGACCGCCTCGACCACGAGGGCAACGCGTCGCTGGCCCTTCAACTGCTCGGTTCCCGACCCCATCTCGTCTGGTACCTCCCCTCACTCAGCGATCCCTCCGCCTCCGACGGACGTGACAGCGGCGAAGACGGCGGCGACGACTTCCTCGATCTGATCCCTTCCGGCTGGCTCTGGGGCACCTTCCAGCTCTTCCTCGCCGCGGTGCTCGCCGCCGTCTGGCGTGCCCGCAGGCTGGGCCCTCTGGTACCCGAGCGCCTTCCCGTGGCCACCAGGGCATCCGAGTCCGCCGAGGGCCGCGCCCGTCTCTACCGCAAGACGAACGCCCGGGATCACGCCGCGTCCGCCCTGCGCTCGGCCACCCGCGACCGTCTCGCCTCCCTCCTCGGCGTACCTCCCAAGGAAGCGCACGCTCCCGAAACCCTGATCCCACCGGTCTCCGCCCGGATCCCCTCCACCGCACTGGACCCGAGCTTCCTGCTCTTCGGCCCGGCGCCGGCCGACGACTCCGCTCTCGTCCGCCTGGCGGACCAACTCGACGCCCTCGAAAGAGAGGTACGCACCTCATGA